The sequence CAGGACACCGACCCGCGCCAGTGGGAGATAATCCGCGCCCTGGCCGTGCCCGCGGACGAGGAGGTGGAAACCGGGAGCCGGACGCTCTTCATCGTCGGCGACCGCAAGCAGGCCATCTACGGCTTCCGCGGCGGCGACAACACCGTCTTCCGCAAGGCAGAGCGCGAGCTGGCGCCCCTGATCAAAGAGACCAAAACCCTCGACGACAACTACCGCTCCCGCCAGGCGATACTGGATTTCGCGAACCCGGTTTTCGGAAAAATCTTCTCCGCCGACGCCGACTTGATTGCCCACGACCCCGAGGGCTCCACCGCCGTCGAGCCCCAGACGATGAACCGCCTCCGCGAGGACGGGGAAGACGGATCGGTGACCGTGATCCGGCCCGCGGAGTCGGTGGGGAAGAGCGTGGATAAGCTGCAGGAGGCCCTGCTCACCGCCGGGATTATCGGCGAAATTTTACGGGGTGAATTCCACGACATCCCCGCGCCGGCCGATTACCCCAACGACAAGGTCCGCGAGCACGCCCTGGCGCTGGTGGGCGTCCTGGCGCCCACCCGGGAGCAGTTGACGCTCATCGCCGCGGCGCTGGACTGCCTGGGGCTGGGCGACGGTTACGCCCTGGCCCGGGGCAGCGGCGTCTTCGGCACCCAGGAGGCGGACTGGCTTCGGGCCGCGCTGGGGGCACTCACCGACCCTCGGGACGGGATCCAGGTGGCGGCGATGCTGCTCTCGCCCTTCGGCGGCTTCGATTACGACGACCTGCTCCGGCTCAAGCGAATGGGCGACGAGTCGGGAAAACGATGGTTCGACCTCGTCGGCGACCGGTTGGTGGACAGGCTGGGCGAGCGGTTCGCCTCCTTCCGCCCCCGTTGGCTCCGGTGGCGCAGACAGGCGGGCCTCGCCGGCGGCTCGCGGCTGACGGCGGCCCTCTACCGGGACTCGGGGCTGGAAGCCGCCCTCAAGTCCGAGGGGCGCCCCGACCGTTGGCGGCGGCTGGAGCACATCCTGGAGCTCATCCGCGCCGAGGAGCGCGCCGGAAATCTGACCGGACCCGCCGACACACTGGTGTGGCTCCGCGACAACGAGAAGTCCCGCGAGTTCGAGGAGCCGACCCCCGAGTACGCCCCCGTGGTGCTGTTGACCATGCACGCCGCCAAGGGCCTCGAGTTCCCCGTGGTGCTGCTGCCCTTCCTCGACAGCAAGGGTCAGAGGTCTTCCGACGATTACACCCTGGCGCCCGATTCCACCGGAAACCGGAGATTGACGGTGCAGGTCCGCACCGAAACCCCTCCCTTCACTCCCCGGTTGACGCCTCTGGGCGAGGGCATCAGGCGGCGCGGGGAGCTGGACGAGGAGCTGGAGCGCAAACGGCTATTCTACGTCTCCTGCACCCGGGCCATGGACCACCTGATCCTTTTAAACACCACCGACAAAGAGGTCGAATCCCTGAAAGGCGGGCGGGCCGGACGGCGAATCGGTCAATGGCTCAACAAGTTATTGAGCAGTGACGGCGGCGCGGTGTCAGGCGCGGTCAGCTATCTCGAACGGGAACTGCCGGAAAAAATTGACAACCCCCCCCATCCGCCCCGGGCGGAACGGATAAGCGTGGAGCTCCTCGCGCCCCTGGTCGTCCCCGACCCGCCGCCGGTGAGCCCCTCGGCCCTCGCCGAGGTCGGGCGCTGCCCGCTGGGGTTCTACCTGCGTCGGGTGCTGAAGCTGGAGGGTGAAAAACCGAAAACCGGCCCGTCGTCCGGGGATTGGGACGCGGACCGCCCCTGGGGAAGCGCCTTCGGCACGGCCCTGCACCACCTCATCGAGACCGGAGGCGGCGTCCCGCTGGGGGAGGATGATATACGCCTCCGCCTGGCCGGCCTGCGGGACCAACTCGCCTCCGAGGAAGAGGAGGAGGTGGCCGAGTCCATCTCAGCTATATTGGAGAAGCCAGACCGGACGATAATCACCGGTTTGGCCGCGCATCTGAAGAGGCTGGACGGGATGGGGGAGTGGCGGCTCATCTGCGAGGCCGGGCCGCACTTCGAGGTCCCGTTCCGGGTGGAGCTCGGCGGCTGCCTGGTCCTGGGCCGCATGGACTGCCTGGTCGAGGTGGACGGCGGGCTCGGAATCTACGACTTCAAGTCCACCAACCTGACCGGCGCAGATCGGGCACAGATAATCGAGAAGCACGGCTACGACGTCCAGCTCGGCGTGTACGCCCTGGCGACGGAGAAGCTCTTCGGGAAGCCCGTGCGCGAGGCCGCACTGCTCTTCACCGCCGAGGGCGGCGGCTACTATCCGTTGGACGTGAAGGAAGTCTCCCGCCGTGCCGT comes from bacterium and encodes:
- a CDS encoding UvrD-helicase domain-containing protein, with the translated sequence MAKSYALSPEQNEAADIRRSAVVSAGAGSGKTRVLVARYLRLLAVGEKPSRIVAMTFSRKAAAELRHRIDEALSHSLHTRKLEDEPIGEEVRGKLFEARARLGEGHIGTIHSFCQTLLVEEPTLMPDRPGFRVLAQTRVNQLKRQALRRTAWASDPLTSPLAKLRSAGLTRRAIEGMTLDLLDKGWELDEARRSHELPGEVLEDLIVRCREKAVHLYLEGLPEDVLTRMDGQLADADLVKKLRNKEILGLNAHEVLLLLRDLLGRLVGGEVNFDTMSGKDLDLLRMAKSPSGINVNHLHGFNTFKVVGENSKAIPNHAGSDTVKIEKEAYGLNGVLFDWLDEVGGEYRRLKVGALGADYNDLLDRVAEGLRDDPKLVVGLRRRYLHFLVDEFQDTDPRQWEIIRALAVPADEEVETGSRTLFIVGDRKQAIYGFRGGDNTVFRKAERELAPLIKETKTLDDNYRSRQAILDFANPVFGKIFSADADLIAHDPEGSTAVEPQTMNRLREDGEDGSVTVIRPAESVGKSVDKLQEALLTAGIIGEILRGEFHDIPAPADYPNDKVREHALALVGVLAPTREQLTLIAAALDCLGLGDGYALARGSGVFGTQEADWLRAALGALTDPRDGIQVAAMLLSPFGGFDYDDLLRLKRMGDESGKRWFDLVGDRLVDRLGERFASFRPRWLRWRRQAGLAGGSRLTAALYRDSGLEAALKSEGRPDRWRRLEHILELIRAEERAGNLTGPADTLVWLRDNEKSREFEEPTPEYAPVVLLTMHAAKGLEFPVVLLPFLDSKGQRSSDDYTLAPDSTGNRRLTVQVRTETPPFTPRLTPLGEGIRRRGELDEELERKRLFYVSCTRAMDHLILLNTTDKEVESLKGGRAGRRIGQWLNKLLSSDGGAVSGAVSYLERELPEKIDNPPHPPRAERISVELLAPLVVPDPPPVSPSALAEVGRCPLGFYLRRVLKLEGEKPKTGPSSGDWDADRPWGSAFGTALHHLIETGGGVPLGEDDIRLRLAGLRDQLASEEEEEVAESISAILEKPDRTIITGLAAHLKRLDGMGEWRLICEAGPHFEVPFRVELGGCLVLGRMDCLVEVDGGLGIYDFKSTNLTGADRAQIIEKHGYDVQLGVYALATEKLFGKPVREAALLFTAEGGGYYPLDVKEVSRRAVELLAKAAELARSPLAEVLKERATDCRDCNLRKLCEGLDVGDVR